CGCGAGCGGGATGCCGACGCCCGCTCCGAGCGCAAGCACGGCCGCCGCCGCGATCCCGATGATCGCGGGGCGGGGCAGGCGACGGCGCACGCCGCGACGCTACCCGCCTCGTTGCGCCGATTGCAACCGCTTCCAACGCAGGACGCGAGCGAAGTGGGTGTGCGGATTCGCTTCCGGGACGCTGGCATTGGGTCGGGCAGGAGCGCGCCGCCGGAGGCGGCACGCGGGGGCATGCGGCGCGGAAGCGAATCCGCACGCCCGCGAAGCGACACCGCTCCGCCGCGAAGCGGCTTCCGGGAGCGTTACGAGCGCAGCGACGCCAACCACGCCTCGACGTCGTCCGCCGTGCGCGGGATCGCCGCCGAGAGGTTCTCGGCGCCGTCGGCCGTCACGAGGATGTCGTCCTCGATGCGCACGCCGATGCCGCGGTACTCCTCGGGCACGGTGAGGTCGTCGGGCTGGAAGTAGAGGCCCGGCTCGATCGTGAACACCATGCCCGGCTCGAGCACACCGTCGAGGTAGAGCTCGCGGCGGGCCTGCGCGCAGTCGTGCACGTCGATGCCGAGGTGGTGGCTCGTGCCGTGCACCATGTAGCGGCGGTGGTACTGCGCGTCGGGGTCGAGCGACTCCTCGGCGCTCACCGGCAGGAGGCCCCACTCTGCGGTCTTCGCGGCGATGACCTTCATGGCCTCGGCGTGGATCTCGCGGAACCGGATGCCGGGGCGCACGATCGCGAACGCCGCATCCGCCGCCTCCCGCACCGCCTCGTACACGCGGCGCTGCACCTCGGTGAAGGTGCCCGACACGGGGAGGGTGCGGGTGATGTCGGCGGTGTAGAGCGAGTCGAGCTCGACGCCCGCGTCGAGCAGCAGCAGGTCGCCGGGGGCGACGGGTCCGTCGTTGCGGGTCCAGTGCAGGATGCACGCGTGCGGCCCCGAGGCGGCGATCGTGTCGTAGCCGACGGTGTTGCCTTCGGCGCGCGCGCGGCGGTTGAAGGTGCCCTCGACGAGGCGCTCGCCGCGGGGGTGGGCGACGATCTCGGGGAGGTCGGCGATGACGTCGTCGAAGCCCTGGCGGGTCGCGTCGATCGCGGCGCGCATCTCGGCGATCTCGTACTCGTCCTTGACGAGGCGCAGCTCGCTCACGGCGCGCAGCAGCTCGGCGTCGGCGCTGCCCGCGGGGGCCAGGTCGTCGGCGGCCTCGTCGACGCCACGCAGCACGATGATCTCGTCACCGGGGGCCGCGAGCTCGGTGAGCGGGCGGGTCTCGAGGGCGAGGTCGGCGGCGACGTGGGCGAGCGAGGGGCGCGGGCCGGTCCAGAACTCGCCGATCGCGGCGTTCGCGTAGAACTCCTCGGTGTCGCGGCCGGCGGTCGGCGTGAAGTAGAGCACGGCGGGGGTGTCGTCTCCGGGGCTGATGACGAGCACGGCGCCGGGCACGGTGTCGCTCGCCCAGCCGGTGAGGTGCGAGAACGCGGAGTGCGCGCGGTAGGGGTAGTCGGTGTCGTTGGAGCGCACCTTCGCGGGGCCCGCGGGGATCACGAGCGTCGCGCCGGGGAACTTCGCGGCGAGGCGCATGCGGCGTGCGGCGGCGAACGCGGCCTGCGGGCGCGGGGAGGGCGTGACCTCGGGGCGCTCCGCCCAGCTCGAGCTGATGTAGTCGCGGAAGGTGCTCGAGGTGGGCGTCGTGGAGCGGTTGGCGGTCGCGGGGGTGGTGGATGCCGCCACGGTGTCGACGGGGGTGCTGTCAGCCATGCCCCCATCCTCCCACCGCGAGCCGAGCGCGGGCTGCGGGTGCGGCATCCGGATGCCGTGGTCGGGCTTCGGCGGCGGGGGCGGCGGGGGTCGCGGCGGGCGTCAGGCGGCGGGGCGCAGCTGCGCCACCACGGGGCGGTGGTCGGAGCCGGAGCCGTCCTCGGCGTCGATGACGCGGAACCCGACGACTTCCCACGCGTCCGTCGCGAGCACGTGGTCGATGGGGGAGCCGAGCACCGGCGGCATGCGCGTCGGCCAGGTGCCGAGGGCGGCGGCGCCCACGGCACGCGCGGCGTCGCGGCACGAGGCGAGGCCGACATCCGATCCGAAGCGCGACCAGTGGTCGAGCGTCGAGTTGAGGTCGCCTGCGACGACCACGTTCGACTCCGCGTCGGCGCAGCGCTCGGCGAGCCACGCGAGCCCGTCGCGCCAGTTGCTCATCTCGCCGGGCACGGGCGCCACCGGATGCGCGGCCACGATCGTGGGCCCGGACCCGTCGACGGGCACGGCGACGACGCTCGGGAGGGTGGGCGTCGAGCCGGCCTCCTCGTCGACACGGTACTCGCCGAGCTCGGTGCTCACGAGCAGCATCGTCGAGCGGGCCTTTGAGACGGTGTCGTACTGCAGCTCGAGCAGCTGCATGGGCCGCCCGCCCGCGGCGAGGAGCGCCCGTACGGCCTCGCCCGCCTCGTGGCTCGTCTCGGGCAGCGCCACGACGTCGGCCTCCTGGCCGAGCGCGAGGTTCGCGATGCGCTCGGCGCCGGGGGAGTCGCCGAGCGTGTTCCACGACAGCACGACGAGGTCGCCCTCGGCGATCGTCTGGAACGCGCCGCCGGAGAAGCCGCGGATCGACAGCACCCCGGCCGTGAGGATCGAGAACGCGAGCAGGAGCACCGCGAGGCCCGCGAAGAAGCGGCGCGCGGCGCCCGACAGCAGCGCGATGAGCGTCAGCAGCACGGCGAGCAGGATGGCGACGAGCGCGGCGATCCCGCGCACGGCGACGAGCTGCACCACCCCCAGCGTCTGCTCGAGGCCGAGCAGCTGGGGCCAGCAGGCGACGAGCAGCAGGGCGGCGAGGGCGAGGGTGGTCGCGGCGGCGAGGATGCGTCGGACCATCGCATCGAGCCTAAGCGCGCGTTCCCTGGTCGCGGCTGAAAGGGCGTCGCGAGCCGTCGGATGCCGCGCCCGCCTGCCCGCACGCACTCGCGCGCCTGCGTGCCCGCCTGCCGCGCCCTAGCATGAGGTGATGCCCGGACCGATCGACCTGCACGCGCACTCGAGCGTGTCCGACGGCACGGAGACGCCCGCCGAGCTCGTCGCCGCAGGCGTCGCCGCCGGGCTCGGGGTGCTCGCGATCACCGACCACGACTCCACGGCAGGCTGGGACCAGGCGTTCGTCGCCGCCGACGGCACGGGCCTCGAGCTCGTGCCCGGCATCGAGCTGTCGACGCAGCTCGACTACGCGAGCGTGCACATCCTCGGCTACCTCATCGACCCCGCCGACGCCGACCTCGTCGACGCGACCGCCGCCATCCGCTCCGAGCGCCTGCACCGCGCCGAGTCGATGGTGAAGCGCATCTCGCGCGACTACGCCCTCGACTGGGACGACGTGCTCGCGCAGGCGACGCCCGGCGCGACGATCGGCCGCCCGCACATCGCCGACGCGCTCGTCGCGCGCGGGCACGTGAGCGACCGCACGGCGGCGTTCCAGACGATCCTGCACTGGCAGGGCGGCTACTACCGGCCGCACGAGGCACCCGCGCCGCTCGAGGGTGTGCGGCTCATCACGAACGCGGGCGGCGTCGCGGTCATCGCGCACCCCGGTGCGCGCGGTCCCGAGCGCGTGCTCAGGGAGCCACGGATGCGCGAGCTCGTCGACGCGGGACTCTTCGGCCTCGAACTCGCCCACCGCGACAACCCGCCCCGCTCGCGTGCCCACTGGGCCGAGATCGCGGCGCGCTACGGCCTCGTCACGACGGGCTCGAGCGACTACCACGGCACGGGCAAGCCCAACCGCCTCGGTGAAAACAAGACCGACCCCGAGGTCTACGCGGCGATCGTCGCGCGCGCGACCGGCTCGCGCCCCTTCCGCACGAGCGCGTCCGCCTGAGCCGCGGGCGCATCCGCCGCTGCCGCGCGCATCCGTCGCTGCCGCGCGCATCCCCTCGGCGGGCGCATCCGCCGCTGCCGCGCGCATCCGCTCGGCGGGCCGCATCCGCCGCGCGAGTCTCGACGGCGGGAACAACCGCACCATCGGCGGGGGTAACCACGCCAGCGGGCGGTGAAGCACGCACCCGGCGGGGGTGACTGCTCCCGCCGTATGTCAGCTTCGCCGCCCGCTTGGCTGGCGGGACGGATGATGCGGATGGGGGCTGGCGTGGTTGATGATCGGCGGGAGAAACCGCCGCGGCGGGCGATGAAGTGCCCATGTGGCGGGGGTAACCGCCCCAGCGGCGGGAGCAACCGCCGCAGCGGGCGCGGAAGCGGACACGCGGCGGGAGGAGTTGCTCCCGCCGCGTGTCAGGTCTTCCGCCCGGAGGTGGCCGGTGCGCCCGGAGGTCAGCTCGCGGGCGGCGGGGTGGGCGCGCCCGACCCGGCACCGCCGCTGCGGCGGCGACGACGGCGGCGCTTCGCCGGGGCGGCGTTGCCGTCGTGGTGCTCGTGGCCCTTGCCGTCGTGGGTGCCGGCGCCCTCGGGACGCGTCGAGCCCTCGGAGCCCGCACCCGATCCGCTCGACCCGCCGCGCGTGCGACGACGCGAGCGGCCCGCACCGCCACCGGACGACGAACCGGCGCCCGAGCCCGACGACGAGCCCTCGCGCGGCGGACGTGCCGCGGCGGGGGCGGCCGGCTTGAGGCGGCCCTTCGTGCCTTCGGGGATGTCGAGGTCGGTGTAGAGGTGCGGCGACGACGAGTACGTCTCGACGGGCTCCGGCACGCCCATGTCGAGCCCGCGGTTGATGAGCGCCCACTTGTGCAGGTCGTCCCAGTCGACGAACGTGACCGCGATGCCCGTCTTGCCGGCGCGGCCCGTGCGGCCCGCGCGGTGCAGGTAGGTGTCGGGGTCGTCGGGCACCGTGTGGTTGATGACGTGCGTGACGTCGTTGACGTCGATGCCGCGCGCCGCCACATCCGTCGCGATGAGGATGTCCTTCTTGCCGGCCTTGAACGCGGCCATCGAGCGCTCGCGCGCATCCTGGCTCATGTCGCCGTGGACGGCACCCGCGTTGAACCCGCGGTCGCCCAGCTCCTCCACGAGCTTCTGGGCCGCGCGCTTCGTGCGCGTGAAGATCACGGTCTTGCCGCGACCCTCCGCCTGGAGGATGCGCGAGATGACCTCGTCCTTGTCGAGCGAGTGCGCGCGGTAGACGACGTGCTTGATGTTCGCCTGCGTGAGCCCCTCGTCGGGGTCGGTCGCGCGGATGTGGATGGGCCGGTTCATGAAGCGGCGCGCGAGGGCGACCACCGGGCCGGGCATCGTGGCCGAGAAGAGCATCGTGTGACGCGTCGGCGGGGTCTGCGCGAAGAGCTTCTCGACATCCGGGAGGAAGCCGAGGTCGAGCATCTTGTCGGCCTCGTCGAGCACCATCACCTGCACCTCCTTGAGGGAGAGCAGGCGCTGGCTCGCGAGGTCGAGCAGACGGCCGGGCGTGCCGACGACGATCTGCGCGCCCGCCTTGAGCGCCTCCACCTGGCCCTCGTAGGCCTTGCCGCCGTAGATGGCGACGACCTGCGTGGGGCGGTTGGATGCGGCGAGTTCGAGGTCCTCGGCGACCTGCACGCACAGCTCGCGCGTGGGGACGACGATGAGGGCCTTCACGCCGGGCCCGGGGTTCTCGCCGAGCGCCTGGATGACGGGGAGGCCGAAGCCGAACGTCTTGCCGGTGCCGGTCTTGGCCTGGCCGATGATGTCCTGTTTGGCGAGGCCGAGGGGGATGGTCTGCGTCTGGATGGGGAAGGGCTCGATGATGCCCTTGGCGGCCAGCGCGTCGACCATGTCCTGGTCGATGTTGAGATCGCGGAAAGTCAAGGAATACCTGTCTGGGTAGGGGATGGGGCCAGTCTACCGGGCCGACACTGCGGAAGCCCCGGGCGGCGCGACCTCCTACACTGAACCGGTGGCCTGGTTCCGTCGTCGCTCGCGTCCGCGCCCGGGGACGCTCCGTGTCGCCCCGCGCTCGGAGGCCGTCGCCGTCGCACGCGTCGAGCTGCGCGACCTCGCACCCGCGCCGGCGCGTTTCCTCGGTCAGACGGCGTACCTGACGATCGTGCTCTTCGAGAACCTCGGCCGCGCCGTGACGACCGCCCCGACGACGGATGCGAAGTCCCGGCTCGCGCGGGCGGCATCCGAGATGCTGCGGATGCACGAGGGGCTCGTCGCCGAGCTCGAGCGCCTGGGTGTCGACCCCGCCGTCGAGATGGAGCCGTTCCGGCTGCCGCTCGACGACTACCAGCGCCGCACGAAGGGCGCCGACTGGTACGAGATCCTCGTGACCTGCTACCTCACGAACGGCTTCCTGCTCGACTTCTTCGCGGGGCTCGCATCTGGGCTGCCCGACGACCTCGACGACCGCGCGGCGACGCTCCTGCAGAGCCGAGAGGGCGAGGCGGTGCTCGTCGAGGAACTGCGACTGGCGATCGAAGAGAACCCGCGGCTCGCCTCGCGCCTCGCGATGTGGGGACGCCGGCTCGTGGGCGACACGATGCTCGTGGCGCGCCTCGCGATCGAGCAGCACCCGTCGTCGACGGTCGAGGAGCGTGTCGACCCCGTGTTCACGGAGCTCATCGCGGCCCACACGCGCCGCATGGACAAGCTCGGCCTGACGGCGTAGCGCCTGACTCAGGGCTGCAGCCTCCCCCGTTGCCGTTGTGCAGGATTTCGCTGTTGTTCAGGAGCGAGCGGCTGTTATGCAGGAGACACGGCGAACGGCCCTGCAATCACAGAGGTCGATCTGGTGCGGATGCGCGAACTCCTGCACAACAGCCGAACTCCTGCACAACAGCGAACTCCTGCACAACAGCCGAACTCCTGCAGAACAGCAGGGACGTAGCCGCTAGCTAGATGCGGCCGCCGGAGAGCTCGTGAAGGGCGCGCGCGTCGGCGGCGTCGCGGGAGCGGGGCAGCACGAGCGCGACGACGGCGCTCGCGAGGGCCCCCGCCACGAGGGAGGCGACCCAGATCCAGCCGCCGTCGAAGGGCCAGCCGAACCACACGAGGATCGCCCACACGGCGGCGGTGGCTGCCGCGCCGACGGCCGGCAGCAGCGCGAGGCCGTAGGTGCGGCGACCCGGGATCAGGTAGCGGATGACGCCCCCGATGCCGGCGCCGATGACGGTGACGAAGACGATCTCCACGCGGCGATCCTAGGGCAGGCGCGCGTCAGGCGACGAAGCCGACGCGTCGGCTCTCGCCGCCGCCGATCTCGATGTAGGCGAGCGCGGCCGTCGGCACGAGATACACCTTGCCCTTGTCGTCGCTGAGGCTCAGGAACTTCGCGTCGGAGGCGAGGGCGTCGGCGACGATCTTCTCGACCTCGGCGGCGGTCTGCGCGCTCTCGAACGAGAGCTCGCGGGCGGTGTTGGCGATACCGATGCGAATGTCCACGTGTCGAGCGTAGAGGATGCCGGGGGCGGCATCCGGGGCGTTCACCGTGGGCGGAACGGCGGTCGGCGCGGCGGGGTGCGAGGTCGCCCGCGGGGCAGCGGATGCGGTGTCGCCGGAGCCGGATACGGTAGCCGCATGCCCGACACCCGGTTCGCCGTCGACGCGTCCGAGGAGGCCGGCTCGATCGCGCTCGATCCGTCGCAGCGCGCCGTGCTCGACCTGCCCGACGCGGCGTCCGCTGCCGTGCTCGGGGCGCCCGGCACGGGCAAGACCACGACCCTCGTCGAGCTCGTCGCCGACCGAGTGGCGCGCGGCTGGGAGCCGGAGCAGATCCTCGTGCTCGCGCCCTCGCGCGCATCCGCGGCCCGCCTGCGCGACCGGCTCGCGCGGCGCATCGGGGCGCCGACCGACGGGCCCCTCGCCCGCACTGTCGCGTCGCTCGCCTACGAGGTCGTGGGCGCCGCGGCGCGCGCGGCCGGGCATCCCGCGCCGCGCCTCCTGACGGGCACCGAGCAGGACGCCGACATCGCCGCCTACCTCGCGGGTCACATCGCCGATGGCACCGGCCCCGACTGGCCCGAGCCGCTCACGCCCGAGGTGCGC
The Protaetiibacter sp. SSC-01 genome window above contains:
- a CDS encoding DUF3107 domain-containing protein encodes the protein MDIRIGIANTARELSFESAQTAAEVEKIVADALASDAKFLSLSDDKGKVYLVPTAALAYIEIGGGESRRVGFVA
- a CDS encoding PHP domain-containing protein is translated as MPGPIDLHAHSSVSDGTETPAELVAAGVAAGLGVLAITDHDSTAGWDQAFVAADGTGLELVPGIELSTQLDYASVHILGYLIDPADADLVDATAAIRSERLHRAESMVKRISRDYALDWDDVLAQATPGATIGRPHIADALVARGHVSDRTAAFQTILHWQGGYYRPHEAPAPLEGVRLITNAGGVAVIAHPGARGPERVLREPRMRELVDAGLFGLELAHRDNPPRSRAHWAEIAARYGLVTTGSSDYHGTGKPNRLGENKTDPEVYAAIVARATGSRPFRTSASA
- a CDS encoding endonuclease/exonuclease/phosphatase family protein; the protein is MVRRILAAATTLALAALLLVACWPQLLGLEQTLGVVQLVAVRGIAALVAILLAVLLTLIALLSGAARRFFAGLAVLLLAFSILTAGVLSIRGFSGGAFQTIAEGDLVVLSWNTLGDSPGAERIANLALGQEADVVALPETSHEAGEAVRALLAAGGRPMQLLELQYDTVSKARSTMLLVSTELGEYRVDEEAGSTPTLPSVVAVPVDGSGPTIVAAHPVAPVPGEMSNWRDGLAWLAERCADAESNVVVAGDLNSTLDHWSRFGSDVGLASCRDAARAVGAAALGTWPTRMPPVLGSPIDHVLATDAWEVVGFRVIDAEDGSGSDHRPVVAQLRPAA
- a CDS encoding DEAD/DEAH box helicase, with amino-acid sequence MVDALAAKGIIEPFPIQTQTIPLGLAKQDIIGQAKTGTGKTFGFGLPVIQALGENPGPGVKALIVVPTRELCVQVAEDLELAASNRPTQVVAIYGGKAYEGQVEALKAGAQIVVGTPGRLLDLASQRLLSLKEVQVMVLDEADKMLDLGFLPDVEKLFAQTPPTRHTMLFSATMPGPVVALARRFMNRPIHIRATDPDEGLTQANIKHVVYRAHSLDKDEVISRILQAEGRGKTVIFTRTKRAAQKLVEELGDRGFNAGAVHGDMSQDARERSMAAFKAGKKDILIATDVAARGIDVNDVTHVINHTVPDDPDTYLHRAGRTGRAGKTGIAVTFVDWDDLHKWALINRGLDMGVPEPVETYSSSPHLYTDLDIPEGTKGRLKPAAPAAARPPREGSSSGSGAGSSSGGGAGRSRRRTRGGSSGSGAGSEGSTRPEGAGTHDGKGHEHHDGNAAPAKRRRRRRRSGGAGSGAPTPPPAS
- a CDS encoding aminopeptidase P family protein, producing MADSTPVDTVAASTTPATANRSTTPTSSTFRDYISSSWAERPEVTPSPRPQAAFAAARRMRLAAKFPGATLVIPAGPAKVRSNDTDYPYRAHSAFSHLTGWASDTVPGAVLVISPGDDTPAVLYFTPTAGRDTEEFYANAAIGEFWTGPRPSLAHVAADLALETRPLTELAAPGDEIIVLRGVDEAADDLAPAGSADAELLRAVSELRLVKDEYEIAEMRAAIDATRQGFDDVIADLPEIVAHPRGERLVEGTFNRRARAEGNTVGYDTIAASGPHACILHWTRNDGPVAPGDLLLLDAGVELDSLYTADITRTLPVSGTFTEVQRRVYEAVREAADAAFAIVRPGIRFREIHAEAMKVIAAKTAEWGLLPVSAEESLDPDAQYHRRYMVHGTSHHLGIDVHDCAQARRELYLDGVLEPGMVFTIEPGLYFQPDDLTVPEEYRGIGVRIEDDILVTADGAENLSAAIPRTADDVEAWLASLRS
- a CDS encoding ferritin-like fold-containing protein, whose protein sequence is MAWFRRRSRPRPGTLRVAPRSEAVAVARVELRDLAPAPARFLGQTAYLTIVLFENLGRAVTTAPTTDAKSRLARAASEMLRMHEGLVAELERLGVDPAVEMEPFRLPLDDYQRRTKGADWYEILVTCYLTNGFLLDFFAGLASGLPDDLDDRAATLLQSREGEAVLVEELRLAIEENPRLASRLAMWGRRLVGDTMLVARLAIEQHPSSTVEERVDPVFTELIAAHTRRMDKLGLTA